A stretch of Oncorhynchus mykiss isolate Arlee chromosome 12, USDA_OmykA_1.1, whole genome shotgun sequence DNA encodes these proteins:
- the LOC110539081 gene encoding transmembrane protease serine 9, giving the protein MEVYKALCLVTLLVTLFSKVSHSQLDVCGTSPLNTRIVGGQDAPPGSWPWQASLQRSGSPFCGGSLINKEWVLTAAHCFPRISTSNLVVYLGRQSQQDSNPNEVSRTVTQIICHPKYISSTSDNDICLLKLSSSVTFTNYIRPVCLAAQGSSFYAGTTSWVTGWGTLSSGGSLPQVLQEVDVPVVGNRQCICNYGAGSITDNMICAGLSAGGKDSCQGDSGGPLVSKQGTRWIQSGVVSFGNGCAMANFPGVYTRVSQYQTWINSQITSDQPGFITFSSNGTDSDLSVTCTALPSVRITTTTPPTTTPAPVVCGSASASLNSRIGGGSSLATAGLWPWIASLQKNGAHVCGGTLVAVDSVMSDASCFSSQPNASQWTVILGRLKQNGSNPNEVTLNVINITMSNLTGNNVAILRLASQPKLSNYIQPICVDQGTSTFSTGTKCWVAGWGTGQGGAEQVLQEFQTSVVECVNVSSSNNICIEPVTLLQGDVGGPLMCKQGSSWFQTAVLTVGSSGNGTSGNATSTNGTSKARLSRSLRASPNQVFTKTSHFKDFLTSILGTLLLPTTNTAPTTPSAGGSSGASPAHSSFSLFLVLFSLSSVLLLGWD; this is encoded by the exons ATGGAAGTCTACAAAGCACTCTGTTTGGTGACTCTACTAGTTACCCTCTTTTCAAAAG TGTCTCACTCTCAGTTGGATG TGTGTGGAACCTCTCCTCTCAACACTAGGATCGTGGGGGGTCAGGACGCTCCTCCAGGGAGTTGGCCATGGCAGGCCAGTCTGCAGAGATCTGGCAGCCCTTTTTGTGGGGGATCCCTTATTAACAAAGAGTGGGTGCTGACTGCTGCTCACTGCTTTCCCCG CATCAGTACATCAAATTTGGTGGTCTACCTGGGTCGTCAGAGCCAGCAGGACTCCAACCCTAATGAAGTGAGCCGTACGGTCACTCAGATCATCTGCCACCCCAAGTACATCAGTAGTACCAGTGACAACGACATATGTCTGCTGAAGCTCTCCTCCTCTGTGACTTTTACCAACTACATCCGGCCAGTCTGCCTAGCTGCACAAGGCAGCTCCTTCTATGCTGGCACTACTAGCTGGGTCACAGGCTGGGGCACCCTCAGCAGTGGAGGAT ctctaccACAGGTCCTACAGGAGGTGGATGTGCCAGTAGTGGGAAACAGGCAGTGTATCTGTAATTATGGAGCTGGCTCCATCACTGACAACATGATCTGTGCTGGTCTATCAGCAGGAGGAAAGGATTCCTGTCAG GGGGACTCAGGAGGTCCGCTTGTGAGCAAACAGGGTACTCGCTGGATCCAGTCTGGCGTTGTGAGTTTTGGCAACGGTTGTGCTATGGCAAATTTCCCTGGTGTGTACACCAGAGTTTCCCAGTACCAGACCTGGATCAACAGCCAGATTACCAGTGACCAACCAGGCTTCATcaccttctcatccaatgggaCTGACTCTGACCTCAGTGTCACCTGCACTGCTCTGCCATCAGTCagaatcaccaccaccaccccccctaCTACCACACCCGCAC cTGTGGTGTGTGGCAGCGCTAGCGCCTCTTTGAACTCCCGTATTGGTGGGGGAAGCTCGTTGGCGACAGCAGGCTTGTGGCCCTGGATAGCCAGCCTACAGAAGAACGGAGCACACGTCTGCGGGGGCACGTTAGTGGCGGTGGACTCTGTCATGAGCGACGCTAGCTGCTTCTCCAG CCAGCCCAATGCCTCTCAATGGACCGTGATCCTGGGTCGTCTGAAGCAAAACGGCTCCAACCCTAATGAGGTAACCCTGAACGTCATCAACATCACCATGAGCAACTTGACGGGCAACAACGTGGCCATCCTCCGACTGGCCAGCCAACCCAAGTTATCTAACTACATCCAGCCTATCTGTGTGGACCAGGGAACCAGCACCTTCAGCACAGGGACTAAgtgctgggtggctggctggggcACTGGCCAGGGTGGGG CTGAGCAAGTCCTGCAGGAGTTCCAGACCTCTGTGGTGGAATGCGTGAATGTTTCATCTTCGAACAACATTTGCATCGAACCTGTGACACTACTGCAG GGTGATGTGGGTGGTCCTCTGATGTGTAAGCAGGGCAGCTCATGGTTTCAGACTGCTGTGTTGACTGTTGGCAGCAGTGGCAACGGCACTAGCGGCAACGCCACCAGCACTAATGGCACTAGCAAAGCACGATTGAGCCGGAGTCTTCGCGCCTCCCCCAACCAAGTCTTCACCAAAACCTCCCACTTTAAGGACTTTCTGACTTCCATATTGGGAACCTTGCTATTACCCACCACAAACACTGCTCCCACGACCCCCTCAGCTGGTGGCAGCAGTGGAGCTTCCCCGGCCCACTCCTCCTTCTCGCTCTTCCttgtcctcttctccctctcctctgtcctcctgttgGGCTGGGATTGA